Proteins from a single region of Oncorhynchus keta strain PuntledgeMale-10-30-2019 chromosome 20, Oket_V2, whole genome shotgun sequence:
- the LOC118371109 gene encoding sorting nexin-10B-like — MEIDSLMKQEFVSVWVQKPQFHEDDFWHTHVDYEICLHTNSMCFRKKTSSVRRRYSEFVWLRQRLQDNTMLIELPKLPPRNPFFSMKNPYKVNQRMNGLREFLEIILQDPLLLSDSRVHLFLQSQLSTTKMEACVLGRTRYTVAQAIQMCSDCHRTRFPIEKGSKVYFNSDCESLTSTTSSLGHSHDSGVPQSPSPLPFDCSTCENSDGNIRIQDAGFFSSLSESSCDQEHMEP, encoded by the exons ATGGAGATTGACAGTCTAATGAAACAG GAGTTTGTCAGTGTCTGGGTCCAGAAGCCACAATTCCACGAAGATGACTTCTGGCACACGCACGTTGACTATGAGATCTGTTTACAT ACCAATAGCATGTGTTTTAGGAAGAAGACTTCCTCTGTGCGGAGGCGATACAGTGAGTTTGTTTGGCTCCGGCAGCGTCTGCAGGACAACACTATGCTCAT AGAGTTGCCCAAACTGCCTCCCCGGAACCCTTTCTTCAGTATGAAAAACCCCTACAAGGTCAACCAGAGGATGAATGGCCTGCGGGAgtttctagagat TATCCTCCAGGACCCCCTGCTGCTGTCTGACAGTAGAGTGCACCTGTTCCTCCAATCCCAGCTGAGTACGACCAAGATGGAGGCATGCGTCTTGGGCCGGACACGCTACACAGTGGCACAGGCCATCCAGATGTGTAGCGACTGTCACCGCACACGCTTCCCCATAGAGAAGGGCAGCAAGGTGTACTTCAACTCAGACTGTGAAAG CCTCACCAGCACCACGTCAAGTCTGGGCCACAGCCATGACTCTGGGGTCCCCCAGAGCCCCAGCCCTCTACCCTTTGACTGCAGCACCTGTGAAAATTCTGACGGCAACATTCGCATCCAGGATGCGGGATTCTTCAGCAGTCTGTCAGAGTCGTCGTGTGACCAGGAACACATGGAGCCCTGA